The Prosthecobacter algae genome has a segment encoding these proteins:
- a CDS encoding helix-turn-helix transcriptional regulator, whose translation MSEKNLIGPKVRELRMGRGWSREQLAAKVGERGWHCSGEDISNIEQGVEPVSDVQFLVLAIVLEVNPVELFPPDLAREIRRDKEPGLE comes from the coding sequence ATGAGTGAGAAAAACCTGATTGGCCCAAAGGTTCGCGAACTCCGTATGGGCAGGGGATGGTCGCGAGAGCAGCTTGCTGCCAAGGTGGGAGAACGCGGCTGGCATTGCAGCGGGGAGGATATATCCAACATCGAACAGGGCGTGGAGCCGGTTTCCGACGTGCAGTTTCTGGTGCTCGCCATTGTTCTTGAAGTTAACCCTGTCGAACTGTTTCCGCCGGATCTGGCGAGAGAAATTCGCCGCGACAAGGAGCCCGGCTTGGAGTGA
- a CDS encoding ABC transporter permease, which translates to MNASGFTTRLVALTRKETRQMMRDRSNLVVGLLLPVALILLFGYGLSFDVKNARLTVVLEDSSPTARQTVAGLQGSPYLAPVWVRTMDEAEHLIRAGKTDAILRVPGDFSRQLAAGNGRVQLLLNGVDSNTAATIEGYVSGALSTPAQQQADRTGNKAAGATGIVIVQRTWFNEAGESTWYLVPGLIVLVMTLIGAFLTSMLIAREWERGTLESLFVTPVRPLELVLAKLAPYVVIGAIDLVMCLLAAKYLFQVPMRGSLIVIIGSSLLYLMVSLALGLFISGAMRNQFVASQTALLASFMPAMMLSGFIFDLRNVPVVIQVVSHALPATHYMSLIKTLFMAGDLWPDILRSGSILTLYALVLVAATCRKLRKTLE; encoded by the coding sequence ATGAACGCCTCCGGCTTCACCACGCGGCTCGTCGCCCTGACGCGGAAGGAAACCCGCCAGATGATGCGCGACCGCAGCAATCTCGTCGTCGGCCTGCTGCTGCCCGTTGCGTTGATTCTGTTGTTCGGCTACGGCCTTTCCTTCGACGTGAAGAACGCCCGCCTCACCGTGGTGCTGGAAGACAGTTCGCCCACGGCCCGCCAGACCGTGGCCGGGCTTCAAGGCTCGCCTTACCTCGCGCCAGTCTGGGTCAGGACGATGGACGAGGCCGAGCATCTGATACGGGCGGGCAAAACCGACGCCATCCTGCGCGTGCCGGGGGATTTCTCCCGCCAACTGGCCGCTGGCAACGGGCGTGTGCAACTGCTGCTCAACGGCGTGGACTCCAACACCGCCGCGACCATCGAGGGCTACGTCAGCGGCGCACTCTCCACCCCGGCCCAGCAACAAGCCGACCGCACGGGCAACAAAGCCGCCGGTGCCACCGGCATCGTCATCGTGCAGCGCACATGGTTCAACGAGGCAGGAGAAAGCACCTGGTATCTCGTGCCGGGGTTGATCGTGCTGGTGATGACGCTGATCGGCGCGTTCCTGACCTCGATGCTGATCGCCCGCGAATGGGAACGCGGCACGCTCGAATCCCTCTTTGTCACCCCGGTGCGGCCATTGGAGTTGGTCTTGGCGAAGCTCGCGCCCTACGTGGTCATCGGCGCCATCGACCTCGTCATGTGCCTGCTGGCGGCGAAGTATCTCTTTCAGGTGCCGATGCGCGGTTCGCTCATCGTCATCATCGGGTCGTCGCTCCTCTACCTGATGGTATCGCTCGCGCTCGGGTTGTTCATTTCCGGCGCGATGCGCAACCAGTTCGTGGCCAGCCAGACGGCGCTGCTCGCCAGCTTCATGCCCGCCATGATGTTGTCGGGCTTCATCTTCGACCTGCGCAACGTGCCGGTCGTCATTCAGGTCGTCAGCCATGCGCTGCCCGCCACACACTATATGTCTCTCATCAAGACCCTGTTCATGGCGGGCGACCTCTGGCCGGACATCCTGCGAAGCGGCTCCATCCTCACCCTCTACGCGCTCGTGCTCGTTGCCGCCACCTGCCGCAAGCTGCGCAAAACACTGGAATGA
- a CDS encoding PDDEXK nuclease domain-containing protein, protein MCPLSPARPGKKAIYLSIQISISNQPMSDFSVTNPEYGEFLAKLTHRVQSARMAAGRAVNRELVALYWDIGRDIVEKQRTQGWGNAVVERLGTDLRREFPGVTGFSADNLWRMRQFYLEGTGTEFLALFDSSAVGSFLEQLVPESEERRKSGILEQAVPERQVAAVRELMALVPWGHHVELLKKVKTPDARLFYLREIARFGWSRAVLLHQIKASTFERSLREKKTHNFELALPDDMADQAEEMLKSRYNLEFLGMKQRMRERDLEQRLIERVQQFILELGYGFCYIGRQYRLALGEKEYFVDLLFYHRFLKALVAVDLKVRGFEPEHAGKMDFYLNVLNEKERASDDRPSIGIILCAEKNDVEVEFALKSKTNPIGVAEYRLQDNLPAEFKGKLPTAKQLADVVRGALPGDK, encoded by the coding sequence ATGTGCCCGCTTTCTCCCGCCCGGCCGGGAAAAAAGGCGATTTATCTTTCCATACAAATCTCAATTTCCAACCAACCGATGAGCGATTTCTCTGTGACCAATCCTGAATATGGTGAATTTCTTGCAAAACTTACCCACCGTGTCCAGTCGGCGCGAATGGCAGCCGGACGGGCCGTCAACCGTGAACTGGTAGCTCTCTATTGGGACATCGGACGTGACATTGTGGAGAAGCAGCGCACCCAAGGCTGGGGCAACGCGGTGGTGGAGAGGCTGGGGACGGACCTGCGGCGGGAGTTCCCCGGAGTGACCGGATTTTCCGCCGACAATCTTTGGCGGATGCGCCAGTTCTACTTAGAGGGGACGGGCACGGAATTTCTCGCCCTTTTCGATTCGTCTGCGGTGGGGTCGTTTCTGGAACAGCTTGTTCCAGAAAGTGAGGAGCGGCGGAAAAGCGGGATTCTGGAACAGGCTGTTCCAGAAAGGCAGGTGGCGGCCGTTCGGGAACTGATGGCGCTGGTTCCGTGGGGCCATCACGTCGAGCTGCTGAAGAAAGTGAAGACACCAGACGCGAGGCTGTTCTATCTGCGGGAAATTGCACGCTTCGGCTGGAGCCGCGCCGTGCTTCTGCACCAGATTAAGGCGAGCACATTCGAGCGCTCATTGCGGGAGAAGAAAACCCATAATTTTGAACTGGCCTTGCCGGACGACATGGCCGACCAGGCGGAGGAGATGCTGAAAAGCCGCTACAATCTGGAGTTTCTGGGGATGAAGCAGCGGATGAGGGAACGGGACTTGGAGCAACGGCTGATCGAGCGCGTGCAGCAGTTCATTCTGGAACTAGGTTACGGCTTTTGCTACATCGGGCGGCAGTATCGGCTGGCGCTTGGGGAAAAGGAATACTTTGTGGATCTCCTGTTTTACCACCGCTTTCTGAAAGCGCTGGTCGCGGTGGATTTGAAGGTCCGGGGTTTCGAGCCGGAGCACGCGGGCAAGATGGACTTCTATTTGAACGTGCTGAACGAGAAGGAACGCGCCTCGGACGACCGCCCTTCCATCGGCATCATCCTTTGCGCGGAGAAGAATGACGTGGAAGTCGAGTTCGCCCTGAAATCGAAGACGAATCCTATCGGAGTGGCGGAATACCGGCTGCAAGATAACCTCCCGGCGGAGTTCAAAGGGAAGCTGCCTACGGCGAAGCAGCTTGCGGACGTGGTGCGTGGGGCGCTGCCCGGAGACAAATGA
- a CDS encoding AAA family ATPase: MKPDPITETRRELLLNLEAHLIENIRGQDTALVRMASVLRRGELGLCSPHRPKGSFLLLGPTGVGKTESTVVFTRYLMGDDCLFRFDMSEYQTQDSLSLLLGADSQERGNLGRCVIGAEKGTLLFDEIEKAHPRIMDVFLQILDAGRVTFADGFTADLSSFYIVFTSNIASSELLDWQHSSFATMERHVLTSAQQWLRPELYARITEKLVFERLSYEVQTDIARLMLTRHLAMLEERGHCLVEEPDVLPFLIRHGFHPRLGARPLRDAIERLVGDAVAASLMHAESGSGFLLVEDDRVLRVREKKYPSVAVQSPSTASGQP, translated from the coding sequence ATGAAGCCTGATCCCATCACCGAAACTCGCCGTGAGCTGTTGCTGAACCTTGAAGCTCACCTGATTGAAAATATCCGTGGCCAGGACACGGCGCTTGTCCGCATGGCGTCCGTGTTGCGGCGCGGTGAGCTTGGCCTGTGTTCACCTCATCGTCCGAAGGGCAGCTTTTTGCTGCTCGGACCCACGGGAGTGGGAAAAACAGAATCCACCGTGGTCTTCACCCGTTACCTGATGGGCGATGACTGTCTGTTCCGCTTCGACATGTCGGAGTATCAGACGCAGGACAGCTTGAGCCTGCTGCTCGGAGCGGACAGTCAGGAACGCGGCAACCTTGGGCGGTGCGTGATCGGCGCGGAGAAAGGCACGCTGCTGTTCGATGAAATCGAGAAAGCCCATCCACGCATCATGGATGTGTTCCTGCAAATCCTCGACGCGGGCCGCGTGACGTTTGCGGACGGCTTCACGGCGGACTTGAGCAGCTTCTACATCGTCTTCACCTCGAACATCGCATCCAGCGAACTGCTGGACTGGCAGCACTCCAGTTTTGCGACGATGGAGCGCCATGTTCTGACCAGCGCACAGCAATGGCTGCGTCCTGAACTTTACGCCCGCATTACGGAAAAGCTCGTATTCGAGCGGCTGAGTTACGAAGTGCAAACGGACATCGCTCGTTTGATGCTGACACGACACCTGGCGATGCTGGAGGAGCGAGGCCACTGTCTGGTGGAGGAGCCGGATGTATTGCCGTTCCTCATCCGGCACGGCTTTCATCCGCGTCTTGGCGCTCGTCCCTTGCGTGACGCCATTGAGCGTCTTGTGGGGGATGCAGTGGCGGCCAGTTTGATGCACGCCGAAAGCGGAAGCGGTTTTCTGCTGGTGGAAGATGACCGCGTCCTGCGTGTGAGGGAGAAGAAGTATCCCTCCGTTGCAGTCCAGTCCCCATCAACTGCCTCCGGCCAGCCATGA
- a CDS encoding ATP-binding cassette domain-containing protein — protein sequence MNDAAATVVARSLRKTFTGPDGNRFAAIDEVSMTVRAGELTALVGPDGAGKTTLMRLMAGLLKPDAGSLRVLGIDIADDPQAVQDRISYMPQRFGLYEDLSVQENLTLYADLHGVPQAERRERFARMLEMTDMARFTERPAGKLSGGMKQKLGLACTLVRSPDLLILDEPSVGVDPLSRRDLWKIVQQLVDEENLSVIVSTAYMDEAERCGQVFVFNKGRMLADGAPAKLRQRAHGVTFTAKPPVGMPARELQARLIDKPELIIDAVPSGGRVRFIRRAGEEETRLRELLHDAPFAPRPEELEDAFMMMLRQQEEKEVKAAPKPADETPPVESKGAHDPPMIVVRDLVRKFGDFTAVASTSFEVARGEIFGLLGPNGAGKTTTFRMLCGLLPATSGHLEVAGRNLRTARAEARGRIGYVSQKFALYGNLSVRENLEFFGGAYGLRRKALKARVAASLEQFDLDPSAQSGILPAGYKQRLAMATGLLHEPDILFLDEPTSGIDPLARRAFWRTITALARSGVTIIVTTHFMEEAEYCDRIAIQDAGKMLALGTPQQVREQAGGASAMDMNSAFIAIVEQGRARRESKGGAA from the coding sequence GTGAACGATGCCGCCGCCACAGTCGTCGCCCGGAGCCTGCGCAAGACTTTCACGGGGCCTGATGGAAACAGGTTCGCCGCCATCGACGAGGTGTCGATGACCGTGCGAGCCGGAGAACTGACCGCGCTGGTCGGCCCGGACGGAGCGGGCAAGACGACGCTGATGCGCCTGATGGCCGGATTGCTCAAGCCGGATGCCGGTTCGTTGCGGGTGCTCGGCATCGACATCGCGGACGATCCGCAGGCGGTGCAGGACCGCATCAGCTACATGCCGCAGCGTTTCGGCCTCTATGAAGACCTGAGCGTGCAGGAAAACCTCACCCTCTATGCCGACCTGCACGGGGTGCCGCAGGCCGAGCGGCGCGAACGGTTCGCCCGCATGTTGGAAATGACCGACATGGCGCGGTTCACCGAGCGCCCGGCGGGCAAACTTTCCGGCGGCATGAAGCAGAAGCTCGGACTCGCCTGCACGCTGGTCCGCTCGCCCGACCTGCTGATTCTCGACGAGCCGAGCGTCGGCGTCGATCCGCTGTCACGTCGCGATTTGTGGAAGATCGTGCAGCAGCTCGTCGATGAGGAAAACCTGAGTGTCATCGTCAGCACGGCCTACATGGACGAAGCCGAGCGTTGCGGGCAGGTCTTCGTCTTCAACAAGGGCCGGATGCTGGCAGACGGCGCTCCCGCAAAGCTGCGGCAACGGGCGCATGGAGTCACCTTCACCGCCAAGCCGCCCGTGGGAATGCCCGCGCGGGAGTTGCAGGCCCGTCTGATCGACAAGCCCGAACTCATCATCGACGCCGTGCCGAGCGGTGGCCGCGTCCGCTTCATCCGCCGGGCCGGGGAGGAGGAAACACGGCTGCGCGAATTGCTCCATGACGCGCCTTTCGCGCCGCGCCCGGAGGAACTGGAAGACGCCTTCATGATGATGCTGCGGCAGCAGGAGGAAAAGGAGGTGAAGGCCGCGCCGAAGCCCGCCGATGAGACTCCGCCGGTCGAGTCCAAGGGAGCGCACGACCCGCCGATGATCGTCGTGCGCGACCTCGTGCGGAAGTTTGGGGACTTCACGGCGGTGGCCAGCACCTCCTTCGAGGTGGCCCGTGGCGAAATCTTCGGCTTGCTCGGCCCGAACGGCGCGGGAAAGACCACTACGTTCCGCATGTTGTGCGGACTGCTGCCCGCCACCAGCGGCCATCTCGAAGTGGCGGGCCGCAATCTGCGCACCGCCCGCGCGGAGGCGCGGGGACGCATCGGCTACGTCTCGCAAAAGTTCGCGCTCTATGGAAACCTGAGCGTCCGCGAGAATCTGGAGTTCTTCGGCGGTGCCTACGGCCTGCGGCGCAAGGCGCTCAAGGCGCGGGTGGCGGCCTCGCTGGAGCAGTTCGACCTCGATCCGTCGGCCCAGAGCGGGATTCTCCCCGCCGGTTACAAGCAACGCCTCGCGATGGCCACCGGCCTGCTGCACGAGCCGGACATCCTGTTTCTCGACGAACCGACGAGCGGCATCGACCCACTCGCCCGCCGGGCCTTCTGGCGGACGATCACCGCCTTGGCCCGAAGCGGCGTGACGATCATCGTCACCACGCACTTCATGGAGGAAGCCGAGTATTGCGACCGCATCGCCATTCAGGATGCCGGGAAGATGCTGGCGCTCGGCACGCCGCAGCAGGTCCGCGAGCAGGCGGGCGGAGCGAGCGCGATGGACATGAACAGCGCGTTCATCGCCATCGTCGAGCAAGGCCGCGCACGGCGGGAAAGCAAAGGAGGTGCCGCATGA
- a CDS encoding ABC transporter permease has protein sequence MRNFLDSLAKIMALFRKELLTILKDRSSRSLLIAPALMQALLYGYGATYDLTNVPYALLDQSQGAASTELLARLDGTGVFHRVATLASSDQIAGTIDSGDALLVIGIPSDFETLRASGQQAPLQVILDGRNSSTAGLASAYVSSIVAAYNQSLGGAPSVAVVRRAWFNPNLESRWNLMPGLIASLSMLQTLMLAALSVAREREQGTFDQLLVTPLTPLQILIGKALPSILVGLLQSTIIFLIILFWFQIPMNGSVWLLYLGLFTFTVASVGIGLSISAVALNMQQAMLYTFMLIMPLMLLSGLLTPVRNMPAILQIATYANPLRFGIDTVRRVYLEGAGFSDVALNFVPLLIVGAITLPLAAWLFRNRLA, from the coding sequence ATGAGAAACTTCCTCGACTCACTCGCGAAAATCATGGCGCTGTTCCGCAAGGAACTGCTGACCATCCTGAAAGACAGGTCGAGCCGTTCGCTTCTCATCGCGCCCGCGCTCATGCAGGCGCTGCTCTACGGCTACGGCGCGACCTACGACCTCACCAACGTCCCCTACGCCCTGCTCGATCAGAGCCAGGGAGCCGCCTCCACGGAATTGCTGGCCCGGCTGGACGGAACCGGAGTCTTTCACCGTGTGGCGACGCTCGCCTCGTCCGACCAGATCGCCGGGACGATTGACAGCGGCGATGCGCTCCTCGTCATCGGCATTCCCTCCGACTTCGAGACCCTCCGGGCCTCCGGCCAGCAGGCTCCCTTGCAGGTCATCCTCGACGGACGCAACTCCTCCACCGCCGGGTTGGCGTCGGCCTATGTCTCGTCCATCGTCGCTGCCTACAACCAGTCGCTCGGCGGTGCCCCATCCGTGGCCGTCGTGCGCCGCGCTTGGTTCAACCCCAACCTCGAATCCCGCTGGAACCTCATGCCCGGCCTGATCGCCTCGCTGAGCATGTTGCAGACGCTCATGCTGGCCGCGCTCTCGGTGGCCCGCGAACGGGAACAAGGCACCTTCGACCAGTTGCTGGTGACGCCGCTGACCCCGCTGCAAATCCTCATCGGCAAAGCCCTGCCGTCCATCTTGGTCGGACTGCTCCAGTCCACGATCATCTTTCTGATTATCCTGTTCTGGTTTCAAATCCCCATGAACGGCTCCGTCTGGCTGCTCTATCTCGGATTGTTCACCTTCACCGTGGCATCGGTCGGCATCGGTCTGTCCATCTCAGCCGTGGCGTTGAACATGCAGCAGGCCATGCTCTACACCTTCATGCTCATCATGCCCCTGATGCTGCTCTCCGGCCTGCTCACGCCGGTGCGCAACATGCCCGCGATTTTGCAGATCGCCACCTATGCCAACCCGCTTCGCTTCGGTATTGATACGGTGCGCCGCGTCTATCTGGAAGGAGCCGGGTTCAGCGATGTGGCCTTGAACTTCGTTCCATTGCTGATTGTGGGAGCCATCACGCTGCCGCTCGCCGCATGGTTGTTTCGCAACCGCCTCGCCTGA